One window of Myxococcus virescens genomic DNA carries:
- a CDS encoding putative Ig domain-containing protein, with translation MRAHHALLPILALLLTACSDSAPHRTDDTGPELAITTEALPAASVAQVYRSSLTASGGTPAYSWRVAQGALPTGLSLSTLGEITGTPQSAGTASFDAEVRDSRGRTVRATFELAVLNAGLQVASSTLPDAYVGDNYAAQLDASGGTAPYTWTLAEGTLPSGVRLDAQGHISGVPANSGTFSVTVHVQDATGLSSQRVLSLSAFTAPYLAGGTLPSASLGAAYSTELHAVGGRPPLTFRITSGALPTGLQLDDSLVRGTPSEPGADFFTVEVQDANGRAASATFNLTVQGGITLTPSALPDAYTDAAYRQGLLVMGGRAPYAWVLSAGSLPAGIRLTSAGLLEGTASTTGTFSFSVQVTDADARVATRALDLVVYRPPSVDGPAIQLDGYVSQSFSATYSVTGGKAPYSFAPASPLPSWLQLSASGRLSGTPPAPGAISGQAVVTDANGRTGTRAFTLTVYALPTVVTTSLPDARKDLPYSTQLQASGGKAPLSWHIVSGMPPSGLTLSTSGILSGTLSELGYSAFTVTVTDATGQQGWHAMVLHVRTASAPLTVGHWNLEWFGAPTQGPPDSTSEGGTPDDLQIAHARDIIRDSGANVWGLVEMVDAADFATLKEQLPGFNGFLANDTSFVPNGTAYYSHGEQKPGILYDSTLTLQEAQLILTANAADFGGRPPLRVDFTTTVQGVSTPLVVIVVHLKAFDNETAYGQRQRSSAALKSYLDTSLPTERVLVIGDWNDDVDQSITQGSDGAQLPSPFAPFVADTQRYTFITEPLSLRGLRTTVDYHDAVDHTLASNEMAANYLPGSVEILRPDAWIPNYGDIVSDHYPVISSYDLGDSGGVTDPEPLSNLIINEVLPNEPIPPGQTVSDTHYEFIELYNAGTATADLSGWSLSDSASVRHVFAPGTTLAAGRVFVVFGGARGFPAGTPDTVAASSGGLGLNNDGDVVRLLSPDGSNVDEMSYGGTFDNISFNRSPDATPGAAFDYHHLITPGLSSSPGLRVDGRAF, from the coding sequence ATGCGCGCCCATCACGCCCTGCTCCCCATCCTCGCGCTGCTGCTGACCGCATGTTCTGACTCCGCGCCTCACCGCACTGACGACACCGGACCGGAACTGGCCATCACCACGGAGGCGCTCCCCGCCGCATCCGTCGCGCAGGTCTATCGCAGCTCCCTCACCGCTTCGGGTGGCACGCCTGCCTATTCGTGGCGCGTCGCGCAGGGCGCACTGCCCACCGGACTCAGCCTCTCCACCCTGGGCGAAATCACCGGGACGCCCCAATCGGCAGGCACCGCCTCCTTCGACGCGGAGGTCCGTGATTCCCGCGGACGGACTGTTCGCGCCACGTTCGAGCTCGCGGTGCTCAACGCCGGCCTCCAGGTCGCATCGTCCACGCTCCCCGATGCATACGTCGGCGACAACTACGCCGCGCAACTCGACGCTTCGGGCGGCACGGCGCCGTACACGTGGACGCTCGCGGAGGGCACCCTCCCGTCGGGCGTGCGCCTCGACGCACAGGGGCACATCTCCGGCGTTCCCGCCAACTCCGGCACCTTCTCCGTCACCGTCCACGTGCAGGACGCCACCGGGCTTTCGAGCCAGCGTGTCCTCTCGCTCTCCGCCTTCACCGCGCCCTATCTCGCGGGCGGCACGCTCCCCTCCGCCTCGCTCGGAGCGGCCTACTCCACGGAGCTTCACGCCGTTGGCGGGCGACCACCGCTCACGTTCCGCATCACCTCGGGTGCCTTGCCCACGGGCCTCCAACTGGATGACAGCCTTGTCCGAGGGACGCCCAGCGAACCAGGAGCCGACTTCTTCACGGTCGAGGTCCAGGACGCCAATGGCCGTGCGGCGTCCGCCACGTTCAACCTCACCGTCCAGGGCGGCATCACCCTCACCCCCAGCGCGCTACCGGATGCCTATACCGATGCCGCGTATCGACAAGGCCTGTTGGTGATGGGTGGACGCGCGCCTTATGCCTGGGTGCTCAGCGCGGGTTCGCTTCCCGCCGGCATCCGACTCACCAGCGCCGGCCTGCTCGAAGGCACCGCGTCCACGACGGGTACCTTCTCCTTCTCGGTCCAAGTCACCGACGCCGACGCACGCGTCGCCACCCGGGCGCTCGACCTTGTCGTGTACCGGCCTCCGTCCGTGGATGGACCTGCGATTCAGCTCGACGGGTATGTCTCGCAGTCCTTCAGCGCCACGTACTCCGTCACCGGCGGAAAGGCGCCGTATTCGTTCGCTCCAGCCAGCCCCCTCCCTTCCTGGCTGCAGCTCTCCGCCTCCGGACGACTCTCAGGCACGCCCCCCGCTCCCGGCGCCATCAGCGGACAGGCCGTCGTCACCGACGCGAACGGACGGACGGGCACACGCGCCTTCACCCTCACGGTCTACGCACTCCCCACCGTCGTCACCACGTCGCTGCCCGATGCGCGCAAGGACCTGCCCTACTCCACCCAACTGCAAGCATCCGGCGGCAAGGCGCCGCTTTCCTGGCACATCGTGTCGGGGATGCCGCCTTCGGGGCTCACCCTCTCAACATCAGGAATCCTCAGCGGCACCCTCTCGGAGCTCGGGTACTCAGCATTCACAGTCACAGTGACGGACGCCACGGGCCAGCAGGGTTGGCACGCGATGGTCCTCCACGTGCGCACCGCCAGCGCGCCCCTCACAGTGGGCCATTGGAACCTCGAGTGGTTCGGTGCCCCCACCCAGGGCCCGCCGGACTCCACCTCGGAGGGCGGAACGCCGGACGACCTTCAGATTGCCCACGCGCGCGACATCATTCGCGACTCGGGGGCCAACGTGTGGGGCCTCGTGGAGATGGTGGATGCCGCGGACTTCGCCACCCTCAAGGAGCAGCTCCCCGGCTTCAATGGCTTCCTCGCCAATGACACGTCCTTCGTCCCCAACGGAACCGCCTACTACAGCCATGGCGAGCAGAAGCCCGGCATCCTCTACGACAGCACCCTCACGCTTCAGGAGGCGCAGCTCATCCTCACGGCGAACGCCGCGGACTTCGGTGGCCGGCCACCGCTGCGCGTGGACTTCACCACGACCGTCCAGGGCGTGAGCACCCCACTGGTCGTCATCGTCGTTCACCTGAAGGCGTTCGACAACGAGACCGCCTACGGACAGCGGCAACGCTCCAGCGCGGCGCTCAAGTCGTACCTCGACACATCCCTGCCCACCGAACGCGTGCTCGTCATTGGCGACTGGAATGACGATGTCGACCAGTCCATCACCCAAGGCAGCGACGGCGCCCAGCTGCCCAGCCCCTTCGCTCCGTTCGTGGCCGACACGCAGCGCTACACCTTCATCACCGAGCCACTGTCCCTGCGCGGCTTGCGCACCACCGTCGACTATCACGACGCCGTCGACCACACGCTCGCCTCCAACGAGATGGCCGCGAACTACCTGCCCGGCTCCGTCGAAATCCTGCGCCCGGACGCGTGGATTCCCAACTACGGCGACATCGTCAGCGACCACTATCCCGTCATCAGCAGCTACGACCTGGGAGACTCCGGCGGCGTCACGGACCCGGAGCCCTTGTCCAACCTCATCATCAACGAGGTCCTGCCCAACGAGCCCATCCCGCCCGGGCAGACCGTGTCGGACACCCATTACGAATTCATCGAGCTGTACAACGCGGGGACCGCCACCGCGGACCTGTCCGGCTGGAGCCTGTCGGACTCCGCATCCGTGCGGCACGTCTTCGCCCCTGGCACCACGCTCGCTGCCGGTCGGGTCTTCGTCGTCTTTGGTGGCGCTCGAGGCTTCCCGGCCGGTACGCCCGATACCGTGGCCGCATCCTCGGGCGGCCTGGGCCTCAACAACGACGGCGACGTCGTCAGGCTCCTCTCGCCCGATGGGAGCAACGTCGATGAGATGTCCTACGGAGGCACCTTCGACAACATCTCCTTCAACCGGTCGCCCGATGCCACGCCCGGCGCGGCGTTCGACTATCACCACCTGATAACCCCAGGTCTCAGCTCATCCCCGGGCCTCCGCGTGGATGGCCGGGCGTTCTGA
- a CDS encoding SIMPL domain-containing protein, which yields MFARPVRPLLLTAMLLTGLTAFAQPQPVSAPRAQAPAGMRTIRVEGTGEVKAQPDEAFIDVAVETLAPNAKAAGEQNAKRMEKVIAALTSAGIARRDIQTRNYSVYPEYAPPLPNQTEPKLKGYRVSNLVSVHVKDLSRVGNLLDQALAAGANRVDSVRFGLSRQEAVQGEALRQAVARARKSAEVLAASLNVKLGAVLDASTVTEPPQLYPARFAMAEVADARAMATPIQPEEQRVQAKVTLIFAIE from the coding sequence ATGTTCGCTCGACCTGTTCGACCCCTGTTGCTGACAGCGATGTTGCTCACTGGCCTGACGGCCTTCGCGCAGCCACAGCCCGTCTCCGCGCCGCGTGCGCAGGCCCCGGCGGGCATGCGGACGATTCGCGTGGAAGGCACCGGTGAGGTGAAGGCGCAGCCCGACGAGGCCTTCATCGACGTGGCGGTGGAGACGCTGGCGCCGAACGCGAAGGCGGCGGGTGAGCAGAACGCGAAGCGGATGGAGAAGGTGATTGCGGCGCTGACGTCCGCGGGCATCGCGCGGCGGGACATCCAGACGCGTAATTATTCGGTGTACCCGGAGTACGCGCCGCCGCTGCCGAACCAGACGGAGCCGAAGCTGAAGGGCTACCGGGTGAGCAACCTGGTGAGCGTCCACGTGAAGGACCTGTCGCGGGTGGGGAACCTGCTGGACCAGGCCCTGGCGGCGGGCGCGAACCGGGTGGACTCGGTGCGCTTCGGCCTGAGCCGCCAGGAGGCGGTGCAGGGTGAAGCCCTGCGGCAGGCGGTGGCGCGGGCGCGCAAGTCGGCGGAGGTGCTGGCCGCGTCGCTGAACGTGAAGCTGGGCGCGGTGCTCGACGCGAGCACGGTGACGGAGCCGCCGCAGCTCTACCCGGCGCGCTTCGCGATGGCCGAGGTAGCGGATGCCCGCGCGATGGCGACGCCCATCCAGCCCGAGGAGCAGAGGGTGCAGGCGAAGGTGACGCTCATCTTCGCCATCGAGTAG
- a CDS encoding hemerythrin domain-containing protein — translation MDAIALLKADHKTVEQLFRKFEKAGPNAHKLKRRLVDQMVTELAVHAVIEEQVFYPAVRSRSEELGPDVLRSLEEHHVVKWLLAELDGMSPEAERFDAKVQVLMENVRAHVLQEEGDLFPALKKVFRPQELRTMGDVLEMSRKAAPTRPHPMAPDTPPGNLVVGAVSAVMDMGRDALRAARRKATTKVRSVASRGPGQVVREMAGAEAAGP, via the coding sequence ATGGATGCCATCGCGTTGCTGAAGGCGGACCACAAGACGGTGGAGCAGCTGTTCCGGAAGTTCGAGAAGGCGGGCCCCAATGCACACAAGTTGAAGCGTCGGCTGGTGGACCAGATGGTCACCGAACTGGCCGTGCACGCCGTCATCGAGGAGCAGGTGTTCTACCCCGCGGTTCGTTCACGCTCGGAGGAGTTGGGGCCGGACGTGCTGCGCTCGCTGGAGGAGCACCACGTGGTGAAGTGGCTGCTGGCGGAGCTGGACGGAATGTCTCCGGAAGCCGAGCGTTTCGACGCGAAGGTGCAGGTGTTGATGGAGAACGTGCGCGCGCACGTCCTGCAGGAGGAGGGCGACCTCTTCCCGGCGCTGAAGAAGGTCTTCCGTCCGCAGGAACTTCGGACGATGGGCGACGTGCTGGAGATGTCGCGGAAGGCGGCGCCCACGCGGCCGCACCCGATGGCGCCGGACACGCCGCCCGGCAACCTGGTCGTGGGCGCGGTGTCGGCGGTGATGGACATGGGCCGGGATGCGCTGAGGGCCGCGCGGCGCAAGGCCACCACGAAGGTGCGTTCGGTGGCGAGCCGGGGCCCCGGTCAGGTGGTGCGGGAGATGGCCGGCGCCGAAGCCGCCGGTCCGTGA
- a CDS encoding PDR/VanB family oxidoreductase, translating into MNDILRVRVARVTREAEDILSYELVATEGGTLPPFEAGAHLEVRVPGPGDFLRAYSLCNDPEETHRYVIAVARDAKGRGGSNAMHERVHEGDVLEVKPPRNNFPLLFARSYVLVAGGIGITPMLSMARVLQRTGADYTLHYCARAPGRTAFHELLSQAPFAERVRFSFDGGDPARGLDVKGLLATRQPGARLYCCGPTGLMKAVRDAATLHRWPWEKVHFESFTSEGTSAATGREEQGFEVTIRSTGQVLQVPVGQSVLNVLRRNGVRVPSDCEAGTCGTCVTRVCDGQPDHRDTFFQTEPAGDQRMLVCVSRARSKRLVLDL; encoded by the coding sequence ATGAATGACATCCTGCGCGTCCGGGTCGCGCGCGTGACTCGCGAGGCCGAGGACATCCTGTCGTACGAGCTGGTCGCGACGGAGGGCGGCACCCTGCCCCCCTTCGAGGCTGGCGCCCACCTGGAGGTCCGCGTCCCAGGTCCGGGAGACTTCCTGCGCGCGTATTCACTCTGCAACGACCCGGAGGAAACCCACCGCTACGTCATCGCCGTGGCCCGTGACGCCAAGGGCCGCGGGGGCTCGAACGCCATGCACGAACGGGTGCACGAGGGGGACGTGCTGGAGGTGAAGCCTCCTCGCAACAACTTCCCCCTGCTGTTCGCGCGCAGCTACGTGCTGGTGGCGGGAGGCATCGGCATCACCCCCATGCTGTCCATGGCGCGCGTGCTCCAGCGCACCGGCGCGGACTACACGCTGCACTACTGCGCGCGCGCGCCCGGCCGCACCGCCTTCCACGAGCTGCTCTCCCAGGCGCCCTTCGCCGAGCGCGTGCGCTTCTCCTTCGACGGAGGGGACCCGGCCCGGGGCCTGGACGTGAAGGGACTGCTGGCCACGCGACAGCCGGGGGCCCGGCTGTACTGTTGCGGTCCCACAGGGTTGATGAAAGCCGTGCGCGACGCGGCCACCCTGCACCGCTGGCCTTGGGAGAAGGTGCACTTCGAGTCCTTCACCTCCGAGGGCACCAGCGCCGCCACGGGCCGGGAGGAGCAGGGTTTCGAGGTGACCATCCGCAGCACGGGCCAGGTGCTGCAGGTGCCCGTGGGCCAGTCGGTGCTCAACGTGCTGCGCCGCAACGGGGTGCGCGTCCCCAGTGACTGCGAGGCCGGGACGTGCGGCACCTGCGTCACACGGGTCTGCGACGGCCAGCCCGACCACCGCGACACCTTCTTCCAGACGGAGCCCGCGGGTGACCAGCGCATGCTCGTCTGCGTGTCACGCGCCCGCTCCAAGCGGCTGGTGCTGGACCTCTGA
- a CDS encoding two-component regulator propeller domain-containing protein, with the protein MRTPGQRARALGRGFIGWFFFVGLILATPGMALDPQRRVSQYSQDMWRSDDGLPQNSLLSMVQTRDGYLWLGTWEGLARFDGARFTVFDKRNTPELRNHTIKALAEDASGTLWVGTGQGLVAYRDGRFERAPGAAGPLETARVETLVAADGLLWVGTTAGLWQVRMGESVTRQYTVADGLPASHITALTPGEGTSLWVGTPEGLARWVDGRVEPAPFPFPGPESRPYVMALRRDATGVLWLGTKAGLYSWNGVVAQRFTTDDGLPSLSVNALYADGDGNLWVGTHRGGLTRHNTKGFSEPVPGMEWMAESAVLSLLEDRDGHLWVGTYSGLMRLRDGPFATYGIPEGLADETVSAVLEDRRGTLWVGTTSGLFRYENHTFHHVGTEQGLPESVIPAMHEAHDGTLWVGTLTGAYRYDGQRFTRVSRAQGLPHDVVTAILVDSRGDTWLGTQAGLARMHGGGVTVYGPKQGFTNPIIVMVEDSRGRVWFGSDTGLVRWDGEQKGFQRFTQQDGLPGDLVLALHADPDGTVWVGTETGLGRWREGTWARFTVAQGLYDDAVFSLVPDGDGSLWMSSNKGVSRVSRRDLEDVAAGVRPRLTTLDFDTRDGMRSAECNGNTQPSAWRGEDGRLWFTNLRGAIVVDPVRVRESRQPPEVRIEEVRVQGTPVPMEGPVELEPGASRLEIRFTAFTPVDAARLPFRYRLAGHDDTWVHAESRRALYNGLRPGSYRFEVQAKGRDGGWTEPVSLDVVLEPKLWQRTGFWLLCVLGVGILGVSVYLLRVGQLKDRERWLAERVKDRTQALARANAELEANMRTLRQAQAQLVQTGRLAAVGQLAAGVGHEINNPLAYIVSNLEHASEEADALARELDGTRDVGARLKDVNQALRDALLGADRVRRIVQDLKMFSRPDDEKQGPVELHAVLDSAVKIAMGELRPRAKLVRDYGDVPRVEGNEARLAQVFLNLLINAAQALPEGQAESNEVRLVTRRGPDGRVVTEVRDTGSGISPELLGRIFDPFYTTKPVGVGTGLGLSLCHAYLTAMGGTIVVDSEAGRGSVFRVTLRAAAEAQRAGGDGASVEPPATSERGVPGTAVPGTPASSGHIATAPDVSVEHGVAASDATTMRLRGELDSAPRASAPERAQGAGGGITPPQAKSTDGRAADSDAPAASQENGGRMAAQDASVTSGMSRSSDVGTVGSHLGAPSSTHGSADGPPSDGAGEGGRFSAQAAPAPAPAEAATRGRVLVVDDDALVSGAIRRTLARENDVDVLVSARRALEKLTGTEARYDVVLCDLMMPEMTGMDLYDALAQVDSRAAERIVFITGGAFTATARTFLERVGNPRVEKPFDPEALRQLVRSEVARARREASGRAA; encoded by the coding sequence ATGCGCACTCCGGGGCAGCGAGCCCGCGCTCTCGGGCGGGGGTTCATCGGGTGGTTCTTCTTCGTGGGACTCATCCTGGCGACGCCGGGCATGGCCCTGGACCCCCAGCGTCGTGTCTCGCAGTACAGCCAGGACATGTGGCGCAGCGACGACGGGCTGCCGCAGAACAGCCTGCTGTCCATGGTGCAGACGCGCGACGGCTACCTCTGGCTGGGCACGTGGGAGGGGCTGGCCCGTTTCGACGGCGCGCGCTTCACCGTGTTCGACAAGCGCAATACGCCGGAGCTGCGCAACCACACCATCAAGGCGCTCGCGGAGGATGCGTCGGGCACGCTGTGGGTGGGCACGGGCCAGGGATTGGTGGCGTACCGCGACGGCCGCTTCGAGCGCGCCCCGGGCGCCGCCGGGCCGCTGGAGACCGCGCGGGTGGAGACGCTGGTGGCGGCGGATGGCTTGCTGTGGGTGGGCACGACCGCGGGGCTCTGGCAGGTGCGCATGGGCGAGAGCGTGACGCGCCAGTACACGGTGGCGGATGGCCTGCCCGCCTCCCACATCACGGCGCTGACGCCCGGTGAGGGCACGTCGCTCTGGGTGGGCACGCCGGAGGGGCTGGCCCGGTGGGTGGATGGGCGCGTGGAGCCGGCGCCGTTCCCCTTCCCCGGGCCGGAGTCCCGGCCCTATGTGATGGCGCTGCGGCGCGATGCGACGGGCGTGCTCTGGCTGGGGACGAAGGCGGGCCTCTATTCGTGGAATGGCGTGGTGGCTCAGCGCTTCACGACCGACGATGGCCTGCCGTCCCTGTCCGTCAACGCGCTGTACGCCGACGGTGACGGCAACCTCTGGGTGGGCACGCATCGCGGCGGCCTGACGCGGCACAACACGAAGGGCTTCAGCGAGCCGGTGCCCGGCATGGAGTGGATGGCGGAGTCCGCGGTGCTGTCGCTGCTGGAGGACCGGGACGGCCACCTCTGGGTGGGCACCTATTCGGGCCTGATGCGCCTGCGTGACGGTCCCTTCGCCACATATGGCATCCCCGAGGGGCTGGCCGACGAGACGGTCAGCGCCGTGCTGGAGGACCGCCGCGGCACGCTGTGGGTGGGGACCACCAGCGGTCTGTTCCGGTACGAGAACCACACGTTCCACCACGTGGGCACCGAGCAGGGCCTGCCGGAGAGCGTCATCCCCGCGATGCACGAGGCGCATGACGGGACGCTGTGGGTGGGCACCCTCACCGGTGCATACCGGTATGACGGCCAGCGCTTCACGCGGGTGTCGCGCGCGCAGGGGCTGCCGCACGACGTGGTGACGGCCATCCTGGTCGACTCGCGGGGGGACACGTGGCTGGGCACGCAAGCGGGCCTGGCGCGGATGCATGGCGGCGGCGTGACGGTGTACGGCCCGAAGCAGGGCTTCACCAACCCCATCATCGTCATGGTGGAGGACTCGCGCGGCCGGGTGTGGTTCGGCTCGGACACGGGGCTGGTGCGCTGGGACGGCGAGCAGAAGGGCTTCCAGCGCTTCACGCAGCAGGACGGGTTGCCGGGCGACCTGGTGCTGGCGCTGCACGCGGACCCTGACGGTACGGTGTGGGTGGGCACGGAGACGGGGCTGGGCCGGTGGCGCGAGGGCACCTGGGCGCGCTTCACCGTCGCGCAGGGCCTGTACGACGACGCGGTGTTCAGCCTGGTGCCGGACGGGGACGGCTCGCTGTGGATGAGCAGCAACAAGGGCGTGTCCCGCGTGTCCCGGCGCGACCTGGAGGACGTGGCGGCTGGCGTGCGTCCGCGTCTGACGACGCTGGACTTCGACACGCGCGACGGCATGCGCAGCGCGGAGTGCAACGGCAACACGCAGCCGTCGGCGTGGCGGGGGGAGGACGGGCGGCTGTGGTTCACCAACCTGCGCGGCGCCATCGTGGTGGACCCGGTGCGGGTGCGCGAGAGCCGGCAGCCGCCCGAGGTGCGGATTGAAGAGGTGCGCGTCCAGGGCACGCCGGTGCCGATGGAGGGGCCGGTGGAGCTGGAGCCCGGGGCCTCGCGGCTGGAGATTCGCTTCACGGCCTTCACGCCGGTGGACGCGGCGCGGCTGCCCTTCCGCTACCGGCTGGCGGGCCATGACGACACCTGGGTGCACGCGGAGTCGCGGCGGGCCCTGTACAACGGCCTGCGGCCAGGCAGCTACCGCTTCGAGGTCCAGGCGAAGGGCCGGGACGGCGGATGGACCGAGCCGGTGTCCCTGGACGTCGTCTTGGAGCCGAAGCTGTGGCAGCGCACGGGCTTCTGGCTGCTGTGCGTGCTGGGCGTGGGGATTCTGGGCGTCAGCGTGTACCTGCTGCGCGTGGGGCAGTTGAAGGACCGCGAGCGGTGGCTGGCGGAGCGCGTGAAGGACCGCACGCAGGCGCTGGCGCGGGCCAACGCGGAGCTGGAGGCGAACATGCGCACGCTCCGGCAGGCGCAGGCGCAGCTCGTGCAGACGGGGCGGCTGGCGGCGGTGGGACAGCTCGCGGCGGGCGTGGGGCACGAAATCAACAACCCGCTGGCGTACATCGTGTCGAACCTGGAGCACGCCAGCGAGGAGGCGGACGCGCTCGCGCGGGAGTTGGACGGGACGCGCGACGTGGGCGCTCGCTTGAAGGATGTGAATCAGGCGCTGCGTGACGCGCTGCTGGGCGCGGACCGCGTGCGGCGCATCGTCCAGGACTTGAAGATGTTCTCCCGGCCGGATGACGAGAAGCAGGGGCCGGTGGAACTGCACGCGGTGCTCGACTCGGCGGTGAAGATTGCCATGGGCGAGCTGCGCCCACGCGCGAAGCTGGTGCGCGACTACGGCGACGTGCCGCGCGTGGAGGGCAACGAGGCGCGCCTGGCGCAGGTGTTCCTCAACCTGCTCATCAACGCGGCGCAGGCGCTGCCGGAGGGACAGGCGGAGTCGAACGAGGTGCGGCTCGTCACGCGCAGGGGCCCGGATGGGCGGGTGGTGACGGAGGTGCGCGACACGGGCAGCGGGATTTCGCCGGAGCTGCTCGGCCGCATCTTCGACCCCTTCTACACGACGAAGCCGGTGGGCGTGGGCACGGGGCTGGGGTTGTCGCTGTGCCACGCCTACCTGACGGCCATGGGCGGCACCATCGTCGTGGACAGCGAGGCCGGGCGGGGCTCGGTGTTCCGCGTGACGCTGAGGGCCGCGGCGGAGGCGCAGCGGGCTGGCGGGGACGGTGCCTCGGTGGAGCCTCCCGCGACGTCGGAGCGAGGCGTGCCGGGGACCGCGGTGCCTGGGACTCCAGCGTCTTCGGGACACATCGCAACGGCGCCCGACGTGTCTGTCGAGCACGGTGTGGCGGCGAGCGACGCGACCACGATGCGCCTGCGTGGCGAGCTGGACTCGGCGCCGCGAGCCTCTGCTCCGGAGCGGGCGCAAGGCGCTGGAGGGGGCATCACGCCTCCGCAGGCGAAGTCCACGGACGGCCGGGCAGCGGATTCCGACGCCCCGGCGGCAAGCCAGGAGAACGGAGGGCGGATGGCCGCGCAGGACGCCAGTGTCACCTCCGGCATGTCACGGTCATCGGATGTGGGCACCGTGGGCTCGCACCTGGGAGCGCCGTCGTCCACCCACGGGAGCGCGGATGGGCCGCCTTCAGACGGCGCGGGCGAGGGTGGGCGGTTCTCCGCCCAGGCCGCTCCGGCTCCAGCGCCCGCCGAGGCGGCAACGCGAGGCCGCGTGCTGGTGGTGGACGACGATGCCCTGGTGAGTGGCGCCATCCGTCGCACCCTCGCGCGAGAGAACGACGTGGATGTGTTGGTGAGCGCGCGGCGAGCCCTGGAGAAGCTGACCGGGACAGAGGCCCGTTACGACGTGGTGCTCTGCGACCTGATGATGCCGGAGATGACCGGGATGGACCTGTACGACGCGCTCGCGCAGGTGGACTCGCGAGCGGCGGAGCGCATCGTGTTCATCACCGGCGGCGCCTTCACGGCCACCGCGCGGACGTTCCTGGAGCGTGTGGGCAATCCGCGCGTGGAGAAGCCCTTCGACCCGGAAGCCTTGCGTCAGCTCGTCCGGTCCGAAGTGGCGCGTGCTCGCCGGGAGGCGTCGGGCAGGGCGGCATAG